From a region of the Tenggerimyces flavus genome:
- a CDS encoding metal ABC transporter substrate-binding protein: MTTTETLADLAQQVGGDRVEVSSLVPAGGDPHSYEPTPADAGRVAKADVTFTNHSCSRNSR; the protein is encoded by the coding sequence GTGACCACCACCGAGACCCTCGCAGACCTAGCCCAGCAGGTCGGCGGGGATCGGGTCGAGGTGAGCTCGCTGGTCCCAGCGGGCGGCGACCCGCACTCGTACGAGCCCACACCAGCCGACGCCGGCCGCGTCGCGAAGGCAGACGTGACGTTCACCAACCACTCCTGCTCGAGGAACAGTCGCTGA
- a CDS encoding glycosyltransferase family 4 protein, with the protein METLARGGHECVVVALDEKYAGNGRERPTKLSSRSSERVETRVFVGLAEMVRGLEATLVERTWDWVILSEDSTCSLLSLALRRRTGAIGYVAHSASTLPVGPYRFFPYDEGAGLFEKVDRIFTISKWLRDYICEWLRCPAVVIRAPMYGQGPFPWLGKADGQFVTLINASTIKGLPVFLALAGQRPAVSFAASIGWATTSADLSAMRAVGNLALMDPVDDIDEIYRKTRVLLVPSLWSEGFPAVVVEAMLRGIPVVASDQGGLPEAKLGVDHILPVSGIDGYRSDQLDENLNPRPVLTRTTDIRPWVETLDLLVDDASTYADLSRRSRAAALSFVDALDENEFTRLLEQ; encoded by the coding sequence GTGGAAACGCTGGCCAGGGGCGGGCATGAGTGTGTTGTCGTCGCACTCGACGAGAAGTATGCGGGAAACGGCCGGGAACGGCCTACGAAGCTCTCGTCGCGATCATCCGAGCGGGTCGAGACGAGAGTGTTCGTAGGCCTCGCCGAAATGGTCCGCGGACTGGAAGCGACCCTAGTCGAGCGGACGTGGGACTGGGTGATCCTTTCGGAGGACAGCACGTGCAGCTTGCTTTCCCTAGCGCTTCGACGGAGAACTGGAGCGATCGGCTACGTCGCACACTCGGCCAGCACACTGCCGGTGGGTCCGTATCGCTTCTTTCCTTACGACGAAGGTGCTGGTCTGTTCGAGAAGGTCGACAGGATCTTCACCATCAGCAAGTGGCTGCGCGACTACATCTGTGAGTGGTTGCGATGCCCGGCGGTGGTGATCCGAGCACCCATGTACGGTCAAGGCCCGTTTCCGTGGCTGGGCAAGGCGGATGGCCAGTTCGTCACACTGATCAACGCGTCCACGATCAAAGGCCTTCCGGTGTTCCTCGCTTTGGCGGGACAACGACCAGCCGTCAGCTTCGCGGCCAGCATCGGCTGGGCGACGACGAGCGCCGACCTGTCGGCCATGCGTGCTGTGGGCAACCTCGCGTTGATGGATCCGGTCGACGACATCGACGAGATATACCGGAAGACCAGGGTCCTGCTCGTCCCGTCGCTGTGGTCGGAGGGTTTCCCAGCGGTGGTCGTGGAGGCGATGCTGCGCGGGATTCCAGTGGTGGCAAGCGACCAGGGCGGGCTGCCCGAGGCGAAGCTAGGTGTGGACCACATCCTGCCGGTCTCCGGAATCGACGGCTACCGATCCGACCAGCTCGACGAGAACCTGAACCCGCGGCCGGTGCTGACCCGCACGACCGATATTCGTCCCTGGGTCGAGACGCTCGACCTGTTGGTCGATGATGCGAGCACCTATGCGGATCTGAGTCGAAGGTCGAGAGCCGCGGCCCTTTCGTTCGTCGACGCGCTGGACGAGAACGAGTTCACAAGGCTGCTTGAGCAATGA
- a CDS encoding aminotransferase class I/II-fold pyridoxal phosphate-dependent enzyme, translated as MKLAARLDDVRPYAHAELERTIAAARTSGRDVISLASGNLDLPAPAFVIEELARAAHSQESHRYPAFTGLPDFRRAVADFYETRFDVHIDADTQVLPLIGSKDGIAHLPWSVIDPGDVALVPEPTYPVYAVATKLAGGRPVAVSLRNESSWFPELDAIPTAMADRAEIFWLNYPANPTGAVADLEQLEHAVAFAARHEILLCYDNVYSEITFDGFVAPSVLRVPGALDVAVEFGSFSKTFNMAGWRVGWLVGNPRVVEALGRLKTNIDSGVFTAVQRAAVRALSSGLPHLPELVRTYQRRRDLVVATFTAAGWSCAAPKGGISVWVKTPADESSTSCASRLLDETGVLVAPGAAYGAGGDGYVRVALAVPDQLLDDACARLRSALPLAAEAMQVSFRS; from the coding sequence ATGAAACTGGCAGCTCGGCTCGACGACGTCCGCCCTTATGCGCACGCCGAGTTGGAGCGAACCATCGCCGCCGCACGGACCAGCGGGCGGGACGTGATCTCGCTAGCGAGCGGGAACCTCGACCTACCGGCTCCAGCTTTCGTCATCGAGGAGCTCGCCCGGGCCGCGCACAGTCAGGAGAGCCACCGTTATCCAGCCTTCACAGGCTTGCCTGACTTTCGCCGCGCTGTTGCCGACTTCTACGAGACGCGTTTCGACGTACACATAGACGCGGATACTCAGGTGCTGCCCCTCATCGGATCCAAGGACGGCATCGCTCACCTGCCCTGGTCCGTGATCGACCCGGGTGATGTCGCACTCGTTCCCGAGCCTACCTATCCCGTCTACGCCGTCGCGACGAAGCTTGCCGGAGGCCGGCCGGTGGCTGTCTCCCTTCGAAACGAGAGCTCCTGGTTCCCGGAGCTCGATGCGATCCCGACCGCGATGGCGGATCGAGCCGAGATATTCTGGCTCAACTACCCCGCCAACCCAACCGGTGCGGTCGCTGACCTGGAACAGCTCGAACACGCGGTGGCGTTCGCGGCCCGGCACGAGATCCTGTTGTGCTACGACAACGTCTATTCCGAGATCACCTTTGACGGCTTCGTCGCTCCGTCCGTGCTGCGGGTTCCCGGCGCGCTCGACGTCGCTGTGGAGTTCGGTTCGTTCTCCAAGACCTTCAACATGGCAGGCTGGCGGGTCGGCTGGCTGGTTGGGAATCCGAGGGTGGTCGAGGCACTGGGCCGGCTGAAGACGAACATCGACTCAGGCGTGTTCACTGCGGTGCAGCGTGCGGCCGTCCGCGCGCTTTCCAGTGGACTGCCACATCTGCCGGAACTGGTGCGTACGTATCAGCGCCGACGGGATCTGGTAGTCGCGACGTTCACGGCCGCAGGCTGGTCTTGTGCCGCACCCAAGGGCGGTATCTCCGTCTGGGTCAAAACCCCCGCCGACGAGTCATCGACGTCCTGCGCCTCCAGGCTGCTGGACGAGACCGGCGTGCTGGTTGCGCCCGGGGCGGCCTACGGCGCGGGTGGCGACGGCTACGTCCGGGTCGCGCTGGCAGTGCCGGACCAACTGCTCGACGACGCCTGCGCGCGACTGCGATCCGCCCTACCCCTCGCCGCCGAAGCGATGCAGGTCTCCTTCCGGAGCTGA
- a CDS encoding ABC transporter transmembrane domain-containing protein, with translation MARTQLSVLLGEAAFSVLGLGMAAVVPYVLGRTIDDGLTAGNASALLAWASALLCAGALQAVGGIYQHRMSILAYCNAAFRTVQLLTRKATELGGALPRQVATGEVVTVGVSDIKWIGAGVEVSSTAIGLLVAFAVVTVALLGMSGLLGLVVLLGTPLLLITISAVIRPLAKRQGLHREQIGQLSRLGVDIATGIRVLRGIGGERSFAERYRLASLKARTAGVHAGRYDATLQAAQVLLPGAFVVLVVWLGGRFVVGDQITPGDLVAMYAYATFLVNPLRAAADLFTSIANALVSARRTIRILSLHPELADPETPRNPPSSGDLVDAGSGFTARAGMFTAVAADVPEAAGRVADRLGRYVDSGVTYGKVPLSDLRLADVRQRILVVDAEAAMFTGPLRDELDPFGEGDTRLKAAITAASADDIVEALPNHLDTEVDGLGRSFSGGQRQRLILARALLFDPDVLVLVDPTSAVDAHTEARIAEQLLSFRSGRTTIVMSTSPALLDRADRVAFLTEAGVVADGTHRELLTSQPQYRALVTKGEV, from the coding sequence ATGGCACGTACCCAGCTCAGTGTTTTGCTGGGCGAGGCGGCATTTAGCGTGTTAGGTCTCGGGATGGCGGCTGTCGTTCCGTATGTCCTGGGCAGGACAATCGACGATGGGCTGACAGCTGGGAACGCGAGCGCCCTCCTCGCTTGGGCATCTGCGCTGCTCTGCGCCGGCGCCCTCCAGGCCGTCGGCGGCATCTACCAGCACAGGATGTCCATCCTGGCCTACTGCAATGCCGCGTTTCGCACCGTGCAGCTTCTGACCAGGAAGGCAACCGAGCTGGGTGGCGCGCTGCCACGTCAGGTCGCGACCGGCGAGGTCGTCACCGTCGGAGTTTCGGACATCAAGTGGATCGGCGCCGGCGTTGAGGTGTCGTCAACGGCCATCGGCTTGCTGGTGGCGTTCGCCGTTGTCACCGTCGCGCTCCTAGGAATGTCCGGTCTGCTAGGCCTCGTCGTTCTGCTGGGGACTCCACTGCTCTTGATCACGATCAGTGCGGTGATCCGCCCCCTTGCCAAGCGGCAGGGTCTCCATCGTGAGCAGATCGGCCAGTTGTCCAGGCTGGGCGTCGATATCGCCACTGGCATCAGGGTTCTACGCGGCATTGGCGGCGAGCGGTCGTTCGCGGAACGCTATCGCCTCGCCTCGCTGAAGGCCAGGACCGCGGGGGTGCACGCCGGCCGCTACGACGCGACGCTGCAAGCGGCGCAGGTACTGCTTCCGGGCGCCTTCGTCGTCCTGGTCGTCTGGCTGGGCGGCCGATTCGTGGTTGGCGACCAGATCACCCCCGGAGATCTCGTCGCCATGTACGCCTACGCGACGTTCCTGGTCAACCCGCTCCGGGCGGCCGCCGACCTGTTTACGAGCATCGCCAACGCCCTGGTGTCCGCTCGCCGGACGATCCGGATCCTTAGCCTCCACCCGGAGTTGGCGGATCCAGAGACTCCTCGCAATCCGCCGTCTTCTGGGGACCTCGTCGATGCCGGGTCCGGTTTCACCGCGCGGGCCGGGATGTTCACGGCCGTAGCGGCTGACGTACCCGAGGCGGCCGGGCGAGTCGCCGATCGGCTCGGTCGCTACGTCGACTCCGGAGTCACGTACGGAAAGGTTCCGTTGAGCGACTTGAGGCTCGCGGATGTGCGCCAGCGGATACTCGTTGTCGACGCCGAAGCGGCCATGTTCACCGGGCCGCTGCGTGACGAGCTCGACCCGTTCGGCGAGGGAGACACCAGGCTAAAGGCAGCGATCACGGCCGCGTCCGCTGACGACATCGTGGAGGCACTGCCGAACCATCTCGATACGGAGGTGGACGGCCTCGGACGTAGCTTCTCCGGTGGCCAACGACAGCGACTGATCTTAGCGCGAGCTCTGCTCTTCGACCCGGATGTCCTGGTGCTGGTAGACCCTACGTCCGCGGTAGACGCACACACAGAGGCCCGAATCGCGGAACAGCTGCTCTCCTTCCGGTCTGGGCGCACGACCATCGTGATGTCGACCAGCCCCGCGCTGCTGGATCGGGCCGACCGGGTCGCGTTCCTCACCGAAGCGGGCGTCGTCGCGGACGGCACACATCGCGAGCTCTTGACCAGCCAGCCACAGTATCGGGCTCTGGTCACGAAGGGAGAGGTGTGA
- a CDS encoding sulfotransferase family 2 domain-containing protein — protein sequence MIPNVSHELRCIFVHIPKTGGTAIEHACGFYNVNSMRGQQDHRAILEFQRTLPAKIFSSYYKFAFVRNPWARAYSWYRNVMRDAAHRVWLAVDSSEMTFRTFLLRYLGYESLAPQLKWITNQDGEILVDFVGRYERLEADFAHVRDALGLADRPLSRLVIGDGSNYLDQFTPELVDLVAEFYAEEVELFGYRFGNGVVGTSEQGPHQ from the coding sequence ATGATACCCAACGTTTCACATGAACTTCGCTGTATCTTCGTACACATTCCAAAGACGGGTGGTACGGCCATCGAGCACGCATGTGGCTTCTACAACGTGAACAGCATGCGAGGACAGCAGGACCACCGCGCCATTCTGGAGTTCCAGCGGACGCTGCCGGCGAAGATCTTCTCCTCCTATTACAAGTTCGCGTTCGTCCGAAATCCATGGGCCCGTGCGTACTCTTGGTACCGCAACGTCATGCGAGATGCTGCTCACCGCGTCTGGCTAGCAGTGGACAGTAGCGAGATGACCTTCCGTACGTTTCTCCTGCGGTATCTTGGCTACGAGAGTCTCGCGCCACAGTTGAAATGGATCACGAACCAGGACGGCGAGATCCTGGTTGACTTCGTTGGCCGGTACGAGCGGCTGGAGGCTGACTTCGCACACGTGAGAGATGCTCTGGGGTTGGCTGATCGTCCGCTCAGCCGGCTTGTCATCGGCGACGGGTCCAATTACCTCGATCAGTTCACCCCCGAGCTGGTGGATCTGGTCGCCGAGTTCTATGCCGAAGAGGTCGAGTTGTTTGGCTACCGTTTCGGGAACGGTGTGGTCGGCACCAGTGAGCAGGGACCTCATCAGTAG
- a CDS encoding helix-turn-helix transcriptional regulator: protein MSPNILVGDPCPIFLDGVACACVEIGVEARLVDDAGSVEESFRSYEPDIVLFNPMIWARNGWQKLASVRQRQRLRTVGVLTDQTSRWHGVHLRRVHPNAYIDKRYLTAEMLDCVIRSLLAGGQVFLCGEELVFDQPELHQRELEVLRLMSTGMTVRQIAEALFLAERTVKVDIRRVITKLETANRAEAVMQAYRRGILTPTDARVLA, encoded by the coding sequence ATGAGTCCAAACATCTTGGTGGGAGATCCTTGCCCAATCTTCCTCGACGGGGTGGCATGCGCATGCGTCGAAATCGGCGTCGAGGCGAGGTTGGTCGACGATGCGGGAAGTGTGGAAGAGTCATTTCGAAGCTACGAACCGGACATCGTTCTATTCAATCCCATGATCTGGGCGCGCAACGGCTGGCAGAAGCTCGCTTCGGTGCGGCAACGGCAGCGGCTCCGGACCGTTGGCGTCCTGACCGACCAGACGTCTCGGTGGCACGGCGTTCACCTGCGCAGAGTCCACCCGAACGCCTACATCGACAAACGTTACTTGACAGCCGAGATGCTCGATTGTGTGATTCGCAGCCTGCTGGCCGGAGGGCAGGTGTTCTTGTGCGGCGAGGAGCTCGTCTTCGACCAGCCTGAGCTCCACCAACGAGAGCTCGAGGTGTTGCGGCTCATGAGCACCGGAATGACGGTCCGCCAGATAGCCGAGGCTTTGTTCCTGGCCGAGCGAACCGTCAAAGTCGACATCAGGCGCGTCATCACGAAGCTTGAGACGGCAAATCGCGCGGAGGCTGTCATGCAGGCCTATCGACGCGGGATCTTGACGCCGACCGATGCGAGGGTGCTGGCGTGA
- a CDS encoding ABC transporter ATP-binding protein — MSSEDAKLPVAETPEVRKQVRTLIVRHQRAVVLLLVLHSTAAILGLAVPRLLGDLVDDVHQGTTAARVDQVAVLILAFIIGQTLFTWLARYTSIRLGESVFARLREEFVDNVLRIPLGMVERAGAGDLVTRMVRDVDQLAGSVRFAVPESAIALITALFTIGAVVLVGPILGPIALVGIPIIWLGSRWYLRRAGDAYLEQSALYGKLTSTLAETVQGGRSVEALRLERLRVEHGDRDIAELYASERYTLRLRSIWFAAMQTGHLVPVVATLLIGGLLYQRGVVSLGQVTAATLYVQQLADPLDRLLTWSDQLQLGAASMRRLLGVATVPDDRWPTQGSPHDEHIVARGVRFAYRQDHDVLHGVDLDIRPGERLAVVGVSGAGKSTFSRLLAGIHPPRSGVATVGGIPLVSLQPEELRRHVALVTQEQHIFLGTVRDNLLLGRPDATSEQIRAALVATDSLGWVERLPEGLDTIVGDGAQRLSPAEAQQVALARLVLADPHTLVLDEATAMLNPRAARHLERSLAGVLEGRTVVAIAHRLHTARDADRIAVMDDGRIVEVGTHDELIAADGDYAALWRSWTS, encoded by the coding sequence ATGAGCTCCGAGGACGCGAAGCTTCCGGTCGCCGAGACCCCAGAAGTCCGCAAGCAGGTAAGGACCCTGATCGTCCGGCACCAACGCGCGGTCGTGCTCCTTCTGGTGCTGCACTCCACTGCCGCCATACTCGGGCTGGCGGTCCCGCGCCTCCTGGGTGACCTCGTAGACGATGTGCACCAAGGCACGACAGCGGCGAGGGTCGACCAGGTCGCCGTGCTGATCCTTGCGTTCATCATCGGCCAGACTCTCTTCACCTGGCTCGCCAGATACACGTCGATCCGGCTCGGCGAGTCGGTCTTCGCCCGGCTGCGCGAGGAGTTCGTGGACAACGTGCTACGGATTCCGCTCGGTATGGTCGAGAGAGCTGGCGCCGGCGACCTCGTGACCAGGATGGTGCGGGACGTGGACCAGTTGGCCGGCAGCGTCCGGTTCGCGGTGCCGGAAAGCGCCATCGCCTTGATCACGGCGCTCTTCACGATCGGTGCGGTTGTCCTCGTCGGTCCGATCCTGGGCCCGATCGCCTTGGTGGGTATACCGATCATCTGGCTTGGCAGTCGGTGGTACCTGCGCCGGGCGGGGGATGCCTACCTCGAACAGAGTGCCTTGTACGGCAAGTTGACCAGCACCCTCGCCGAGACGGTCCAGGGCGGGCGCAGCGTCGAGGCACTGCGGCTGGAGCGGCTTCGGGTCGAGCACGGCGATCGCGATATCGCTGAGCTCTACGCCAGCGAGCGTTACACTTTGCGGCTGCGGTCGATCTGGTTCGCGGCCATGCAGACCGGTCATCTGGTTCCGGTGGTGGCGACACTGCTGATTGGTGGTCTGCTCTATCAGCGGGGCGTGGTTTCGCTTGGTCAGGTAACCGCTGCGACACTGTACGTCCAGCAACTGGCCGATCCGCTCGATCGGTTGTTGACCTGGTCCGATCAGCTCCAGCTCGGCGCGGCATCGATGCGCCGTCTGCTCGGCGTCGCCACGGTACCGGACGATCGCTGGCCGACACAGGGATCGCCGCACGACGAGCATATCGTCGCACGAGGAGTACGTTTCGCCTACCGTCAGGACCATGATGTTCTGCATGGCGTCGATCTCGACATCAGACCCGGCGAAAGGCTGGCCGTCGTAGGCGTCTCCGGTGCGGGCAAGTCGACGTTCAGCCGGCTGCTGGCCGGTATCCATCCGCCGCGCTCCGGTGTCGCAACTGTAGGAGGCATCCCCCTCGTGTCGTTGCAGCCGGAGGAGCTACGCCGGCACGTCGCCCTGGTGACCCAGGAGCAGCACATTTTCCTCGGTACCGTTCGTGACAACCTGCTCCTGGGTAGGCCCGACGCCACCAGCGAACAGATCCGGGCCGCGCTCGTCGCCACGGACTCGCTCGGCTGGGTGGAGCGGCTGCCGGAAGGCTTGGACACCATCGTCGGAGATGGTGCGCAGAGGCTGTCACCTGCGGAGGCGCAACAGGTCGCGCTCGCGCGCTTGGTGTTGGCCGATCCGCACACTCTCGTACTCGACGAGGCAACCGCGATGCTCAACCCTCGGGCTGCCCGCCATCTTGAGCGATCTCTGGCCGGGGTTCTGGAGGGACGGACGGTGGTGGCAATCGCGCACCGGCTGCACACGGCTCGGGACGCCGATCGGATCGCTGTTATGGACGACGGCCGAATCGTGGAGGTCGGCACACACGACGAGCTGATCGCGGCTGACGGCGACTATGCTGCGCTCTGGCGCTCCTGGACTTCGTAG
- a CDS encoding 2'-5' RNA ligase family protein, whose translation MPLAIELYFDEPAEESVRTAWGALEHAGIPVLPKQRGFDYRPHITLAVCEPADPERMVATLGSIASDLDIRVVLSGAGFFVDAERLIAFLTVTQSEELLHVHRLVTDALQAADRPRPHYARGAWTPHCTLPFEGSADDIIDVLREEASLPISATVSGMHLIDLETERLIAKLDRATTVPVGP comes from the coding sequence GTGCCGTTGGCGATCGAGCTGTATTTCGATGAGCCGGCCGAGGAAAGCGTGCGGACCGCATGGGGCGCTCTCGAGCATGCCGGCATACCTGTCCTTCCCAAGCAGCGTGGGTTCGATTATCGTCCGCACATTACTTTGGCCGTCTGTGAGCCGGCGGATCCCGAGCGCATGGTCGCTACCCTGGGCTCCATCGCATCGGACCTCGACATCCGTGTCGTGCTGTCCGGTGCTGGATTCTTTGTCGACGCCGAGCGCCTGATCGCGTTCCTCACCGTCACCCAGTCGGAGGAACTCCTCCACGTGCACCGTCTCGTAACGGACGCACTCCAAGCCGCCGACCGACCCCGGCCACACTATGCGAGGGGTGCATGGACTCCTCATTGCACCTTGCCCTTCGAAGGTTCCGCCGATGACATCATCGACGTGCTAAGAGAAGAGGCCAGCTTGCCCATATCGGCCACGGTTTCGGGGATGCACCTGATCGACCTCGAGACCGAGAGGTTGATCGCGAAACTCGACCGTGCGACGACAGTGCCGGTCGGTCCATGA
- a CDS encoding methionyl-tRNA formyltransferase: MRIALLAGGDFAAACLHRLVADRHAIICVVPSWQRSSDLVRAAGNLGIPVRPPHDSRLEDVLRDDTPELLVSVDYDRILPASTLTIPTVAAINAHPGLLPTYRGTGVVMWAIQNGEPRLGLTVHHMDVGIDSGDIIVQRVLAIEPDEDYGHILALIGAELSDLLAEAVRLIEQRADSRSPQDPRLATYFAERHPCDDRIDWSRSSVEIVNQVRALTIPGTGARTWLGDGELIVWAARQRLDAPSYRCTPGLVVGRTSSGPIVKTGDSTIVVERVQHIGGAPADSPSWRIGTLLGLDPLEAITALRCRVSELEERIRKLERG; the protein is encoded by the coding sequence ATGCGGATCGCGCTTCTGGCTGGCGGAGACTTTGCAGCGGCATGCCTCCACAGGTTGGTGGCCGACCGGCATGCCATCATCTGTGTCGTACCTTCCTGGCAACGATCGTCCGACCTGGTGCGGGCGGCTGGCAACCTGGGCATACCAGTCCGGCCGCCGCACGACAGCAGGTTGGAGGACGTCCTCCGGGACGATACGCCGGAGCTGCTGGTCTCGGTCGACTACGACAGGATCCTGCCGGCCAGCACACTCACGATCCCCACGGTGGCCGCCATAAACGCGCACCCCGGGCTGCTTCCAACGTATCGAGGCACTGGTGTCGTCATGTGGGCGATCCAGAACGGCGAACCGAGGCTCGGACTGACGGTGCATCACATGGACGTGGGCATCGATTCCGGCGACATCATCGTCCAGCGCGTCCTCGCCATCGAGCCCGACGAGGACTATGGCCACATCCTCGCGCTAATCGGTGCCGAGCTGTCTGACCTGCTCGCCGAGGCGGTGCGGTTGATCGAGCAGCGAGCGGACTCGAGAAGTCCCCAGGATCCTCGCCTGGCTACGTACTTCGCCGAGCGCCACCCGTGCGACGACCGGATCGACTGGTCGAGAAGCAGTGTCGAAATCGTCAATCAGGTAAGAGCTCTGACTATCCCCGGGACGGGCGCAAGAACCTGGCTGGGGGACGGGGAGCTCATCGTCTGGGCCGCCCGGCAGCGCTTGGATGCACCCTCGTACCGATGCACTCCCGGTCTGGTCGTCGGCCGGACGTCGAGCGGCCCTATCGTCAAGACTGGTGACAGCACAATCGTCGTGGAGCGCGTACAGCACATCGGCGGGGCTCCCGCCGATTCTCCGAGCTGGCGGATCGGAACCCTGCTCGGACTCGATCCGCTGGAGGCGATCACGGCCCTGCGCTGCCGGGTTTCCGAACTCGAAGAGCGGATCCGCAAGCTGGAAAGGGGTTGA
- a CDS encoding LPXTG cell wall anchor domain-containing protein: MSSTQQTAARSSSGCALAKTGGDASTSFTTASVLLGAGALLTAGSAFRRRKRKP; the protein is encoded by the coding sequence TTGAGCAGCACGCAGCAGACCGCCGCCCGGAGCAGCAGTGGCTGCGCGCTCGCCAAGACGGGCGGCGACGCCAGCACGTCGTTCACGACCGCCAGCGTCCTGCTCGGCGCCGGAGCCCTGCTCACCGCCGGCTCGGCGTTCCGGCGGCGGAAGCGCAAGCCATGA
- a CDS encoding TIGR03769 domain-containing protein, translating into MTRSAFRWAHEHGNWAFTKEGVYELTSTHSAQLAGGTTSSEPRSSASPSATSTFRPLRPPAPPA; encoded by the coding sequence CTGACTCGTTCAGCGTTCCGTTGGGCACACGAGCACGGGAACTGGGCGTTCACCAAAGAGGGCGTATACGAGCTGACGTCTACGCACTCCGCGCAACTCGCTGGCGGAACGACTTCGAGCGAACCGCGGTCGTCCGCTTCGCCGTCGGCGACGTCGACGTTCCGACCTCTGCGGCCGCCAGCACCACCAGCTTGA